The following proteins are encoded in a genomic region of Tachysurus fulvidraco isolate hzauxx_2018 chromosome 22, HZAU_PFXX_2.0, whole genome shotgun sequence:
- the rxfp3.2a gene encoding relaxin-3 receptor 1, translating into MQHNSSSTSSVPGLGLCGLGVDEGEDLWNRSTGTQRNLSLRCWLQLLSNEAMPELYGDTSSMALRVVIAMVYLVVCALGLVGNLLALYLLKSRHRLKQSSINCFVMSLAITDLQFVLTLPFWAVDTALDFRWPFGKVMCKIISSVTTMNMYASVFFLTAMSVARYCSLASSIRMHSPKMASAEVKWASVAIWLVSLLATLPHAVYSTTAQVSDDELCLVRFSDLGNWDPQLLLGLYQTQKVLLGFVIPLIIICVCYLLLLRFVLQRRVSGIPGSDSERGRHKRRSKVTRSVTIVVLSFFLCWLPNQALTLWGVLIKFDLVPFSKAFYNAQAYAFPITVCLAHTNSCLNPVLYCLIRQEYRASLKKLLLRATPSLRNLTNMVRRNKKVADAPPGLAVVQVDAGL; encoded by the coding sequence ATGCAGCACAACAGCAGCAGTACGTCTTCAGTACCTGGTTTGGGACTTTGTGGACTCGGAGTAGATGAGGGTGAAGACCTGTGGAACCGGAGCACGGGGACTCAACGCAACCTCTCTCTCCGTTGCTGGCTCCAGCTGTTGTCCAACGAAGCTATGCCAGAGCTATATGGTGACACTTCAAGTATGGCGCTGCGTGTAGTCATCGCCATGGTCTACCTGGTGGTGTGTGCTCTTGGGCTGGTTGGCAACCTGCTGGCACTGTATCTGCTCAAATCTCGGCACCGGCTAAAGCAATCGTCTATAAACTGTTTTGTCATGAGCTTGGCTATAACAGACCTGCAATTTGTACTGACACTTCCCTTCTGGGCTGTGGACACGGCATTGGACTTTCGCTGGCCATTTGGCAAGGTCATGTGCAAGATCATCAGTTCAGTCACAACCATGAATATGTATGCCAGCGTTTTCTTCCTGACAGCCATGAGTGTGGCACGCTACTGTTCTCTGGCATCATCCATACGCATGCACAGCCCCAAGATGGCATCGGCTGAGGTTAAATGGGCAAGTGTGGCCATCTGGCTTGTGTCTCTGCTGGCAACGCTGCCTCATGCTGTCTACTCAACCACAGCACAAGTGTCAGATGATGAACTTTGTCTTGTACGCTTCTCAGATCTGGGAAACTGGGATCCACAACTGTTGCTGGGTCTCTATCAGACACAAAAAGTGCTCCTCGGTTTTGTCATTCCACTGATTATAATCTGCGTTTGCTACCTGCTTCTACTGCGATTTGTGCTACAAAGACGTGTTAGCGGGATCCCTGGGTCGGACAGTGAACGGGGAAGGCACAAGCGCCGTTCCAAAGTCACCAGATCGGTCACCATTGTAGTCCTGTCATTCTTCCTGTGCTGGCTGCCCAACCAGGCGCTGACACTTTGGGGGGTCCTCATTAAGTTCGACTTGGTGCCATTTAGCAAAGCCTTCTATAATGCCCAGGCCTATGCTTTTCCCATTACTGTCTGCCTGGCACACACCAATAGTTGTCTCAATCCAGTGCTTTACTGCCTCATCCGGCAGGAGTATCGGGCCAGTCTCAAAAAGCTGCTGCTGAGAGCCACACCATCCTTACGCAACCTAACCAATATGGTTCGCAGAAATAAGAAAGTTGCTGATGCTCCACCTGGCTTAGCTGTCGTACAGGTGGATGCTGGGCTGTGA